Within Veillonellales bacterium, the genomic segment TCCTTTTAATGCAAGATGCATGCCAACATGAACAAGCCTTGTGTTAACTCCTTTTACCGCTGCCTATTCTTCCATTCTTGAAATAATTGTCTATAAAGGTGTAGTTTTTCCATTTCACAATCGAAATTATCTTTCACTTGTGAAATAAAAAAGAAGCTTACGGTATTGTTGCAATCCGTTAAGCTCCTTTGCTTAAAATGATTTTCAAAAAATCATGCGATCTTATTTTTTTCAAATGCTGCCCTGCTGCCGTTTATTCTCCTCTGGTATCAGGAAAGAAACACTACTCCTGCACCAGATATTCATTTTCCAGCTGGCGGATTTCCGGCAGCCCGATCAAATCATTAAACTGACTGAAGGAAATCATATCTTTCATAGAATTCTGCGTCGTCCCCTGCTCTTTCAATTCACGCATCAAATTGAAAACGGCCTGGGCTGTTATATAGGTTGACGCAGTAGGGAAAATAACGATATGATAACCGATCTTTTCCAGCTCAGTTGCTGCTAAAAGGGGAGTTCGTCCCCCCTCTACCATATTAGCCAAAACCGGAACGTTAAAGCTGGATGTGATCTGCTTCATTTCGTCAATACCTTCCGGAGATTCAATAAACAGAACATCGGCACCGGCCGCTTCATAAGCTTTTCCCCGGCGGATCGCTTCCTCAATTCCCCAGTTCGTTCTGGCATCGGTACGGGCCAAAATGACAAAATCAGGATCTTTCCGGGCAGCCGCAGCCGCCTTGATTTTACCAACCATTTCTTCCATAGGGATAACCTGCCGTC encodes:
- a CDS encoding oxaloacetate decarboxylase → RVRNFVAAVDIPVIADGDTGFGNAVNVMRTVRTYESAGAAAIQLEDQVAPKKCGHMTGRQVIPMEEMVGKIKAAAAARKDPDFVILARTDARTNWGIEEAIRRGKAYEAAGADVLFIESPEGIDEMKQITSSFNVPVLANMVEGGRTPLLAATELEKIGYHIVIFPTASTYITAQAVFNLMRELKEQGTTQNSMKDMISFSQFNDLIGLPEIRQLENEYLVQE